Genomic segment of Apium graveolens cultivar Ventura chromosome 7, ASM990537v1, whole genome shotgun sequence:
GTATTTGGCCTTTGAGTATATAACACGAAAaggtacacgacacgaaagtatacGATACGAGCGAATTGACAGGTCTAGATATAACTAACTTCAAAACATTAAAATTCAGTTTTTCTAATATATTTCTATTCCGTGAGGTGAATTGAGGTGAATTCAGCATTCAGCATATACCAAACTGAGAAAAAAAACGTCCCTAAATTACCCGAACTCGGGTACGAGTGTCGGATACGGTTGCAGATCCAAGATCCAAGATCCAAGTGTCAGACTCTTAGTTTTTAAAAAATTAGGATCGTGGATATGGATTCAAAATTGGACACGGGTGCGGGGATTCGGCATATACTTCCACATAAGCGAAATAATACCTACTTTATGTACATTACATTTGTAAATTCGTATCTTCTCCCCCATAAAGTAAACATATACataattgtttatcatatttataaaataaatcaaaaggATAACATTAAAAACTAATCTATAGATATCCCTccataaaattaatttaagaGGATTAAGTTCTTGCGAGGccttataaattattttgaactAGATTTCTTAAGGTTAAAGTGTCCTCCAGATCCCGTACCCACACCCATGTCATGTTCGATGGACACGGGTATGAGGGCAAAATTGAAGAGTCCGGGTAACTTAGAATTATCCTTTAAAAATTGGTTTCTttttattatcatattttttCGTAAAAGAAATATGCATTACAATTTGGGACAACACTTATTCTCCTTTTGATTGTAGAGAACAGAATGAAAATTTCTGGACAAAACAAAAGGGAGAGAGAATGGATGTAACAGGACCCGTGAAAAAAAAAATGAGTACAAATTTTCTATGATTGAGATTGGCAAAGAAAATGAGACAAGGAGAACGGAGCATTATTTGGTGGGTTTGACCTCTAATTTAAATATTTAGGAATGTAATTTAGGAAGgaatatgtatttatatataccCGTCAAAATAGTTAAAATGTCATCCCATTCCCTCCCAGTATTATTTTCTCTAACCAAACACGGCACAAGTATATATATCAAAATAACTTAACAAATTGCTTAAAGTTGTTGGCTTCTTCCATGTTTCATATAATATATAGATTGAAAAAAAGTGAATAGCCAACTATATTTGCTTACACAACGTATACGTGGCCTCCCCAGCCACTAAGACAGTCACGATCTACAGAAGATAGCAATGCTTGAGAGATTGTCTCAAACAATTCTTCAGCTTCCTGTAAATACAGTTGGAATAATAGAGTTAAAATCAGTGACGAAATTTCATTATATTCATAAATCAAATACGTATATTTTAAGATTATAAATCAAGCATTTCCTGACGGAAGCCTGGCATGATAAATATAACATTATGACATAATCTAAAATCTATGTCAGCAAGTATTCGGTCTAATTTATTGTCTCGGGTAAAAGAGCTCGTCAAAGAATTTGCTAAAGCTTAGACGTAATGGTAGGAAAAGATTACATATTAAGAGCTCATACACATTCATGCACGTGGACATCAGGTCTTTTGGCACACTCTGCAAGTATCAAGTGGGATTATAAAAAACATTAAGCTAAAGGAAAAAGATACTCAGGAAAGATTTAGGGCGACGGATGATGAAAAACTGATGCAAGGAGAATAATAAAGAAAAAAGTCTTTTGTCTTAATATGTAATTTATTGGAAACTTTATTTGGAATATACTGACTTCAAGTAGCCTAAGAATTAATTATACATATGTAGTTTGCTATTAAAAACTAAGTATCGAAATAATATTTACTTGTTCCACATAGGTAggtaaattttgaaaaaaaatcaatATTCTATGTTATCGAGAACTATATATGCAGTTCTATcatcactaaaatatattgatgGAATAATATCAGGAGAAACATTTATATCTTATATGAGAAATTTCATTACTTTCATGATTCTTAATCGATGTCAATGTTTTAGGTTTTCCTGCGTGCACTATAACTTCGTGGCACAAATTCAGACTTGTCAAGTGCCATGTTTAACTTTGTGCAACTTGGAAGTTAATATCTCGCATCAACTCTCAAGCTGAATTACACGTGGTTAAAACTTTGTGTTTTATCTGCACCAACTTCTACTTTACATTGCTATTATTCCATTCTTGTTTCCGCTGTTTACAAAGAAAAATATACTAATGTTTCTTTTCGATTTTTACTTTTAAAGTCATAGATGCAGAGACTCGCGAAAAAAGAGCAAAGAATTCTTTAGTAAAACAGGATCGGGTTATTAAAAGAAAAATTGGTGCCATGCCTTCCTAGTGTGATTTCAAACTCTAGGAGTTTGCCATTACTTCAAGACTGTAAACATTCTCATAGCAGTCTGAAGAACTGCATTCACGTCACAAACCTGGCCGTACTACTTGCGAACTCCTTGCATGCCAACTCATTGAATTTTAGAATGTAGCTAACAGAGATATTTCAGGTTTTTGTATCTCCTTAAATTATACTCGTGCACAGATCTCATATCAATCATGTGCCATGATACTAGTCAATCCTGTTATGTCTGGCATGTTGTCTATGTTTGTCCCAGACAAAGTGCATATATTACGGGTCATAAAACATCTCTATTAATAATCAATGAAGTTAAGTTGAAGAGTGTACCATGTCAGGCTTAAACATGGACTCACAGGCTCCGTAAAGAGACTCTGAGGCAGTACCTGCGACAACAAAATCCTTTGCAAGCTCTCTGAATTTGATCAATAATTTAACAAGAAAACGTGTTAGAACCAGGTAAAATATCCAAAATTTAATACAGAGAGCCACACAGAAACTACATGAACAAGAATTAAACATGCTGTAGAATGCTCTAACAACGCATATACACCAGTATAGCTTGAAAAAAACGTTCACTAATTCAGGCCTCTACATGCATTATGTGAGAGCTTATTAATACTGTTAGATCCATTATGAACTTTGACAAGTGGATCAAAAGGTTATAATGTGGGTGTTACGCACTACGATAGGATTCTTTAAATATAATTAACAATTTATGTGTTCGTTTCCGATATTAAGCTTAGGATCTTCTCGTTCCCTGTTTTTTGTTTTTGAAATGTACAAAAATACTAGCTAAACCTAATCAATCGTAACGTAAGAATTTGTTTGCCCCAACTAAAGAGTGCACTTTCTGTTATTAGCATCATTTTCAACAAAATTTTCCCTTCATACCCTCGCAATCATTTTAAACATTAAAAAAAGTACATCAGGAAAGTAAGGGAGTCTACTAACCGGCACATGTGCATGACATGCAGAGATAAGGTTAGCGAGAAAATTTGCACTGATGGGTGTAGGAGGTGATGAAAAGTTAACAAATATAACTCAATTAAGGTAAGTTGAAAGAAAAAAGTTCAACTAGCACACTTGAAGAAAATAGATTGTTCAGCTTGAGAAGAAACACTTTCTCAAACTATATTCTGTCCATAAAGGCGTAAAACGGCTGGCTGTTGTATACAAAGCCCTACAACCAGGACCAATAGAAGCACTGGGTCAAAGCAAGCTAATATgttttatattttcaatacatcaTTACTTCTCACTGTTTCTTTTAACCCCAACCCCCTCTCCCTCTCCCCCGGCTATTTTCTTTAATCCCCCCCCCCACACAGacccacacacacacacacacatatatatatgagAAAATAACACGAGAACAAAATGCATGAGATAACAAGGGCAAACGATTCTCCCATCCCTAAAAGATATCAATAGTATATTAAGTGCAGCAGCTGTTTTGTTCAAGTATACATGATAATAAAGATGTATCAGTACCCAATAGTTTAATCTACAATTGCACATAACATATTAACATATGGAACTCTACGTACTTGGCTCCAATAGAATCCATTGTGCAAATGAAGGGTTTGTCATCATCTCCCAATCCAGCAATCACAGGTTGGCAAAAATATGGACCAAACCTACAGATTTAAACATGCAACCTCATATATTTTGCATTATCAGATAGCACAGATCAGCTAACAATGTAATTTATAAAGAAATGAATGGTGCAGAGAGATTCTTACTGACCTTTTCTCGTACAGAACAGCAGAGACAAGGCTAGCAAATGTTTCAGGTTTCATATCTCTTTCCTCTCGAAGCTGATATAACTTGTGACGAAATACAAGCCGCTGATGTCTACGAAGAAATAAAATTAAGAATGAACAAATAAAGGAACAAGACTGCTACAGGTTACACACATAAATTAGTCTGGAGATTGGGACCTCATGACATGAGGAATGTTTCTCAATTTGAAAACAGAAACAAATATCAGTACTTAACTCGGTCGTTGCACTTCAGAAATCTTACATCAGGTGGTGATAAAGACATTACTATAAAACAAAAACTGGTACATGTCTGCTTGGGTCTAAAAAGtgtaaaaataattttgaaaaaggTGCAGTAAAAAAGGCATTGTTCCATGTCACAAAAAAGCAAATTAGCACAATAGCACATATCGAGCTTTCATAGTTGGTATGATACTTCTTTAAATTGAACGTCTCAATACACATTTCAGTTACTATAACAATAGATGTAATTACTATaactatttttgaaaattttaggATACTAATATCTATTATTGTTAAACTAAACTGAACATTAATGAACCAATCATAATATTCTACACAATGTGACCTAAACCATGCTTCAATAAAACAGTACTTATAACAAACCAAAAGTAACCACTGCTCCTATCCAAACTATTGAGATTTTTAAACATATGTCATCCTGTCCCAAATCGTGTAACCTCTACTCAAGTTACAGTTTCCGATCCAAAACACCAAACATATAAAACATCCGCCTTTATTGTCATATTCCAATTAAAGGTAGTTTAATCTACAAACTCAACAAATCAGCTCAAAATCACCGGAACACATATCATCAGCTCATAGTTTATAAGCTCAATCACTTATTAATCAAACTAACACGGATACATAAACACAAATACAAAGCAGTTTAGAGAAACTAACAAAGTCTGAGTATCGGAACCGAGACCGGAGAGACCGAGAAACAGCTTATCATGAATTTTAAAAATCCTCTGAAAATCAGTAGCAATAGTCTGTAACTGAACACCGAGACGACGATCGCTAGCAATAGCGAAACAGTTCTTCCCCACCATAGCCACTAAAGCACTTCCATTGTACTCAAATATCTACACAATTCATTAATCAATCACATAATCAACCATACACACAACCAGATCTAAATATCACAAAAAtgctaaaattagggtttttaaaAACTACACATGAGAGATAACGATATATAGatacaaaatatatgtatatatgtatgtagaaaAAGATGAAATTACTCACCGACATTGCTGATTGTAAGTATATTTGAATATGATGATGATTGTTTTGGAGTGATGGAGAGAATGAAAGTGTTTTGTTAATTTAAGTTTTGGGGATGAAAAGTATGGCTTGGAGAATACTCCGGGTCGGGTCCGGTTCAGACACGTTTATAATTTTACAAACTTTTTAAAATCATGTTGTTTCATGAAGGCACCTATGAATATCAATAtcaatttaatatttaatattcaatatCAATATATTCATAAATTTTGTTAGCACTAAAGTATCCATTTATCTTAGTGGAACCCATTTTCAAGCTGGTTAAATAGCATTGTACTATTTTGGGAATTATCAATACTTGCTCACTTGCTTAATTAACTGATCAAACTGTAACTTCCTATCTCATTTCTTTTACGCGGCAATCATGGGTATTTGAAATTCAAAAACTAACACTAACCATCAAGAATCTGATGTTCATGAAAAGAACTTTCATCCACATCCATTGATGTCTAGGTCTCAAGTTAACTAACATTCATGGACGAAACCGGTAAGACCTCAACTTTGCATATACATCTTTTAGTTTGTACATTAACAGTGATGGGGTCGTAAACGATTGGAGAAGAATCCATTATCTCCTTCTTCTACACCGAATGGTATGCCCTTTCTCTCATTTTAATATCGTAAAACATCACTTTGAAGTttatcatttttttattattattttttgttatttttatAGTACCAAAAGAAGAACAAGTACAATGTGTAGCAAAAACAGGAGTACATATAGTCCTTCTCCAAGATCAACAATTTCTAAAAACGGAGATTCTAATGATTCTGCTTCATTCAATAGTGGTATATTCTATTTCACTTAtcaatttaattaaaatattttatgttCATAATTGATGTATGATGTCTCATTTTTCACATGATTCATTCAGATCTGGTGAGAAAAAACATAACTGCTCCACCCTATATGAAGACTAAGATAACTAATTTGGTCTCACAAACAAGTGGTGCAGCCCAATTACATACCTCATCAGGTTTGTGTACTCTATGTGTCATAGTGAATGATTCATATCATTATTTATGGTCACAAATTGGATATCACCATAAGTTACATCAAAATATATTTGATAAGTGTTCATTTGGTGTCTTTGCACAAGTAATACATAATTTATCTCCTTCTTATCATAGGCTTTAAACACAATTTTTACATTACAGGATAATCCAAGAAGCTCATAGAGACAAGTGGATATAATGTCCTCGTTCAATTTTCCTAAAAAAAATAAGATGTTGACAATCTTCTTTTCCAAAGGGAATAGGTTTTCATATTAGTATGATATTATATATGCGCGGAAGTATGAATTACAATTGATTATAATTAATCTTTTTGTTTTTGGATGCAGATGTATTTATGTATTGCATGGGGGATAATGTGATATGTTACTATGTAAGGATTATGTTAGTCTTGCATTGCACTTAAATGTTAAATTATATATTTTGGCGATATGTTTAATTATAAGTTAATTGATAAGCTTATTAGTTTTTCATGTGGATGTCAGTTGTTTAATTTAATGGTTGAACAATTTTAGAGAAATACAATAACAGTAATCAGCATGacaatatatttttgaatttacATTTTCTTATAATTTATGTAATTGCAACTGTAAGAAGTGTTAAAATGTTCAAAAGTTTTTATAGATTTATGCAAATTGAGACATAGTCCATAATTCAAATGTGCACGAGGTATTTTTTTTGTCAATCGTTCACTGAGGCATTTAGTTATTATTTTGTCTCTCTCACTTTAATTGACATTTTCTTTAGGTATCAAAATATCTATTTTGGTATGAATTTAACTCCAGTAATTGATATAGAAACACAAAACAATTTGTCATAGCACTTTGCACTTTAAGGTAGGCTCTGACCCGTTATAGAGATATGTTAAATTCTCTGAAGAATGTAGCTTCTCTAGATGTCCAGTTTCTCGAGTTGCACAGAGAGCAGCTGCAGCATACACCGGTCGCAG
This window contains:
- the LOC141672281 gene encoding proteasome subunit beta type-3-A; translation: MSIFEYNGSALVAMVGKNCFAIASDRRLGVQLQTIATDFQRIFKIHDKLFLGLSGLGSDTQTLHQRLVFRHKLYQLREERDMKPETFASLVSAVLYEKRFGPYFCQPVIAGLGDDDKPFICTMDSIGAKELAKDFVVAGTASESLYGACESMFKPDMEAEELFETISQALLSSVDRDCLSGWGGHVYVVTPTEVTERTLKGRMD